The Desulfotignum phosphitoxidans DSM 13687 DNA segment GTATTTTCCCCATGGAACTGGGTGGTGTTCTTTGCCATGGATCATGAGGTGCTCCATGCGGCGGAACGTCAGATTCAGATGGCGACCACCGGCATTGCCGTTGGCAGTGCCGGCCTGTTGATTCTGATCATTCTTTTGATGTTGAGACGGTTTTTTGTCAATCCCGTCCGGACCATCGGCCGGGCTGCCTCTGCCATTGCCAAAGGACGTCAGGTGGACCGGATCGATGTCAGATCAAAAGATGAACTCGGAGACCTGGCCCGCCATATGGAGGCGATGTCCGCCGCCATCCAGCAGCAGCAGGCAGAGATCATAAAAGCCAACCAGGAGCTGGAACAGCGGGTCAAAGAACGCACCCGGGACCTGGAAACGGCCCTGTCCGAGATCAAAACCTTGCGGGGCATTATTCCCATCTGTTCCCACTGCAAGAAAATCAGGGATGACGACGGTTACTGGAACCAGCTGGAAACCTATATCCGGGACCATTCCGAGGCCCAGCTCAGCCATGGAATCTGCCGGGAATGTGCAAAAAAATACTATCCGGATCTGGATTTATATGATGACGATACCCTTGGAGAGTAAATTATTAATTTTACAAATATTTGTAAAATTAATAATTTGAGCAATCCTGCTCGGGGTCATTTCAGGCCGGAAGATATTGAAACGGATGGCATTACATGGCGGTGCTTTTTTAAAAACCACGAAGGACACGAAGAGCACGAAGAAGTCCTTCCTTCGTGCTCTTCGTGTCCTTCGTGGTAAAACAACTTGCCTGCCCTGAAAAAACATTTTTTTGTTGACAAGCGTGAAAAAGGACTGTAGACAGGAAGCGATCATCAGTACGAAACAAACATTTAGATCGGAACACGGCATGATCCAGCGCATGACACCCCAGTTTATATTTAATTTTGGACGCTTCTTCTTTTTTAGGAGCGTTCATCCGGTGTAATGCTTTATTGAATAATTGAGAAGAATAAAGCCCCGGGTGGACAAGATAAGCCACCCGGGGCTTTTGTGTTTTTTTAAGGGCTTCGGGAAAAAATCCTGAAGCCCTTTTGTTTTTTTTACAGGCAGGAAACACCCCGACACGGGGCTGCCATTACAACAAGGAGAAAGCAAACATGAAACTCATTCTGGACACACAGATCACCCCGGACCAGGAATCCGGTGTTCAAACCCTGCTGGAAAGAGACGGCTGCATCAGCTGCACCATCACGGACGCCGGTCAGAAGGTGATCGGCATTGTAAAAAAAGGGTCCCGGAAACCGGAAGATTACCTGGGCGTACCGGGCATTGTTCAGGTATTGCCCGTGTCCACCTCCCACAAGCTGGTGAGCCGGGAATTCAAGACCCAAGACACCCGGGTGGCCATCAACAACGTGGTGGTGGGCGGGGACCGCATTGTGGTGATTGCCGGCCCCTGTGCCGTGGAAAGCCTGGACCAGGCCATGACCATTGCAAAACAGGTGAAACGGTATGGGGCCGTGCTGTTCCGGGGCGGGGCATACAAACCCCGGTCCTCTCCATACTCCTTCCAGGGTCTGGAAGAAGAAGGGTTGAAAATTCTGGCCAGGGTCCGGGAAGAAACCGGCCTGGGAGT contains these protein-coding regions:
- a CDS encoding HAMP domain-containing protein; translation: MKLQTKITIGIIPLVLCSLFVLGLWSMKKTGENLHQSAFLYMDTIIDSYMQDIDRHHDLLKTNGLNAIPSFVAAYQNQVFAAGRAMKIADTSHLFIMDGQGELVFCSKENSGQNMEPVWGPVARAVIKGKLSSVDNDGHVYDDDIETMYVVRVFSPWNWVVFFAMDHEVLHAAERQIQMATTGIAVGSAGLLILIILLMLRRFFVNPVRTIGRAASAIAKGRQVDRIDVRSKDELGDLARHMEAMSAAIQQQQAEIIKANQELEQRVKERTRDLETALSEIKTLRGIIPICSHCKKIRDDDGYWNQLETYIRDHSEAQLSHGICRECAKKYYPDLDLYDDDTLGE